GTTTTAGGTCCTGTGTTGGTTTTCAAGACTGAAGATAAAGTTAGACTGATTCGGGATCGTCTGAAGGTGGCTTTTGATAGATAGAATACTTATATAGATTTGAAGAGGAGAGATATCGAGTACTCTGTGGGTGACTTTGTATTTCTTAAGGTTTCTCCGTGGAAGGAAGTTTTGAGAATCgatcgtaagggcaagttgagccctaggttcattgggccaTATCAGATTCTGAATCGTGTGGGACCGGTCGTATATCAGTTGGAGCTACCTCTACAGTTGGACCgtatccatgatgtgtttcacgtctCGATGTTGAGGTGGTATCGGTCTGACCCATCTCATGTTGTCTTtgttgaggagatcgaggttagagCGGATTTAACTTTTGAGAAGGAGTCGGTTCAGATTTTGGATCGTGATATTAAGGTTCTAAAGAGGAAGCCCATTCCATTGGTTAAGGTTCTGTGGCGAAATCATGACAGtgaggaagccacgtgggaTCCTGACGACTCGATGCGTCAACAGTATCCTCATCTATtcggatcaggtaaatttcggggtcaaaatttcttttagggggtagagttgtaacaccctgcttaatttatttttgtttctgtaaATGCCTAACAAATAtctgtctgcttcagtggttaagtgttctaggggtgtgtgtgaggtcttggATTGAAGTCTACCTtttgtcaaattttgttatttttagatcCAAGCTTTACAGTTGTTGAGTgggcttatataaaattgtctGTTAACCCATATTAGAATGAGTCTGCtagttcgagtggtaagggaGTTAGTGTGTTAgaggtcctgtgttcgaatCCTTGCACAAGCTTGGATGTTATTTTTGCTTCGTTGCATGATAGAGTTTCGATGGTCTTGGGATTTTGAGGTAGTTGAGGTTGAGTGGTTAGTGGGGAGTTGGGATTTAtcaaatatatgttattttattgtgtttttttcccaaaattttctctcttccaGAAAAGAATTCTAACGTTTCTTTTCCtcctattttgggtttttttccaattttttcttttttctcttcttttccgaTTCTGTCATTTTCTTTGTGGCGCAATTCATCGTGTCGTGATATTTTGGTGTTCTTTGTGCGTTTCTGGTAAGTGTGGTAAGTGTGGTTATTGTTTTGGTTAGTGAATCATTGGTTAATGGGGTTCGTTTTGTGTTTAAGAGAACATCAAGGGGTTGGGGGCTTCCCATCGGTGCTTTAGTTGTGCGAAATCACAGTTGTTCGTTAGAAGGTAAAGGTTTGGTTATTTATTGGAATGAACGGAGCCTTGGGTTCGATTTTAGTATCAATTTAAGTGACTAATTCACTGGTTTATTGGTCAATTTTTAGGTGCTGAGTGGCTCGGGGGTGTTTTCGCGTTGAGACCGTACCAGGTGTGtccccaaaacataaaaaatcgaGCTTCGACGAAAGCCGAAAAACCAttctgtcgacgccacacgggcgtgtaccTGGCCGTGTGGTTGGCCATGTGTGAGACACGGCCATGGGTTTGACAAGGGCATGGCCATGCGGAAGACACGTCCGTGTGGTAGTATGGGTGTGGCCCAGGCTAATCCCGTGCGTGTGGGCACACATTcccataattttgaaattttccctagggtcgcacTGGTCGTTgcgatcgactgtgggcctactgtagggtcggtaagggctaaccaaaccatAAAATTATGTGATCTGATAGTCTGATATTGTGCTCGGAGTATGACAATGTTATGCATGTTTGATTATtctgttaaatatatatttgatatttgtatatGAGTATGTAAGCATGATATTTCTGTATTTATGATTGGGGTGGGAATTGTATATTTGGAGGTAGTGTTCTATATGGTGAACATCGCAtatattctggcagcttggCTACATATTATCTAATATGTGACGTAATGACATGATATGGTGtatagggatgggtgggtgtttttaaccccacatagTGTGATAGGATGatcggagttggtgtgtagaggatgggggtaggattctgtatatctgTTCTGCATATCTGATTTTGTTATCTGTAACTGTAAAGGACTTAAGTCTAAATTTGAATCTTAATCTGTCTATATATGTGATATTTGTATGAATAACATGTCTAATTCTGTTGGGTTATAAACtaagtttacgaaaactcacatctgtttgtcttttctgttcaggtaatccacggACTTAGGCGGATCGGTCTGACGGAGCCTCACAGTGACCACGAGTTCGTaattgtttaagattttgatttttatttaattaaggattatttttggGAGTTTTGAAATTAATGGACTCTCCGGactgttgattttattttggattttggttttcGATTTAACACTTTATCTAAGACGATTAGCTAAAAACACAGTTTTACTTAAATAAAGGTTTCCCAAAAATACGAACAGGATTTTCTAATACAACAGTTTCTATGACTTCCGCTGCAAATtatgttttggaaaataaattaattaaataagactTTCGATAATGGTTATAAACGAATAAGAGTTacaaaatttgaatgatttatcgAGTCACTCAGTCTTCAAAAACCCTTCTTTGTGACATCTCCGGATAcagccataacgtctaagctgggtttggggtgttacaagaacaatcataattcacatattttatttagcatatgaCACACAATAACTTAGCTTACATACAATACAACTCAAAATCTCATAAAACACCGTTTGGCAAATTAGCACAGTTCACCATATTAATATAGATTGCCAATTTAACACATTTTACCATATAACACAATGCATAATTATAATTGACTAGCACTACAGTTGAGCTCGCAACTAGCATTTCACGATAATATAATTTCGCACTAATCAAAGCTCGCAATATCGTAAAACTCATAATTCTCTTAAGGGTTCGTGCATGCATAAATGtgcattatcaataaaattctcATATTATAGAAGTCgacattatattattatttttatatatgtttgcaAGCATTACAAAACCATATACGAATATATATTACACATATACACACACCTATTTAATGGCTTTTTCTCGTCAAATTTTAGCATACATTAAAAGtctcatatatatttataaatattagataataCAAAGCctataaacacatatatattatataataaaacccacagatatattatatataactgCCAAAACCCATATATATTATCTATAAATAACAAAACTCATATACGcatctattatatatatacacatacctTTTAGTACTTCAACTCACCTTTAATATTTAGATCACACACAAACGCAATAATTAGATGCACAATTCATATACACTTATCATGTCAACTACATGATTTATAGCTACGGCCTACCTATTTAATTCTTATAACTACATGCacatttaaaattcatgcatttgGCTCATTAAAATTGCACAACATGCATACCCAACTTTGCACTAGAAGAAATCAAGGTTCACATATTAGTTAAGCTAAGGTTGGCATATGTTACCTTAGCCTTGTAATGGAGTTTAAATGTAGTATATCAAACCACTCACCTTAGCAACCATTTCTTCAACTACCATGCTTAAGTAATCTTTTATTTGCCTTTGTCCTTGGTTGTGGAGGCTCCCAAATAAATTGGCACTTCTCATACTGTCCCATGCGAAATGATATGcgaatgtgcaagtgtacacgttgaatcaagtaataaagtagtaagtAAGATCATCTCCACAAGGATCGGTTAAGATTAATTTGGTTAAGCTATCACTATGAACTATATGAATCAGGATATTGTAAGAAAAACAGAATAACATATTTGTAAAGGATAATTACATAcgcaatattaaaaatagataacTAACTTAAAATCTGGTGGCAATGTAACGAGACAAAATTGAGAGGAAAAACACTTTTGAATGGAAAGGTTGGAACAAGTCTATTGTTCAGATTCTAGCTACAGTAgtctgcttctttcgagagtcAAACTTTAGGCTACCATTCCTAAGGTTTTATATGTCTACAAGCTTAAAGGATGGTACCCAATATTTTTTGCTTACTCTGTACAGAGCCCAACTCTATGTCTAAAGTGTTACGAATATTCTTTCGAATACTCACTTGTATTATTCTATCACAATCCAACTAGTCTAaccatttcaaaattaaatcaagtttgtGAACATACCATACATCTATCTATGTCTAAAGATTGCATGTATGCATTCAAAAGAAtgcaaattgaataaaatagtagaTCTAGTCACGTTAATGCCTGatcattaatgaaaataaagattCATCAAGTAATTTCAACCCGATGAgattagctcatgggttggacATTAACATCCAAAATAAAGGTATCATTCAACATCATTTAACAGTTAAAAATCCATAGAAATGAATAAAGATAGTGAATGAAGACCTTCATAAAGCTTTCACCAAATCAGATCCCAACTCTAGTCCTACAATATTGTGCAAGACCCAGGGTTGAATACTTCGTCCCCTTGTGTCTCTACTTTGTGCTTTAGCTGCTACcgtttcttcttttctctagATTATTTTTCACATGAGTTGGTTGGAGAAGAAGAACCGCTCCTCAATTCTCGTGTCAATTTTTTTCCCCtattctcctttttctttcttctctctttcctcttttataGGGTAGGCCCCCTCTCTCAACACACCCTTTTCTCCCTATTTTTCAGGTGGATTTATCTGGTACACATCCAGTTGGCTAAGAGTGATGAGGAATGAGTGTTGTGTTAGCATATTCctagaattgccatggcattttACTAGAAATCTGCCCAACCTTTTGCCATAACAATACTTCACTCATtcatttctcttcttccttCCTATACCTACTACAAACACAAACAATTCCTTTCCTTCCACCAACCAAACTAACATATAGTAATATTGAAAGCACAATCCAAGTTTTATGATgcaatattctaaaaatatcctaaaattcaaatatatccaCTCAAGTAcaaaaaattaatcaagttttGAGGCCTGTAATATAACAAATTGCTAACTACGGTGACATCttctttctttggtacacatTGAACATGACTCacccacgaactatctgaaataggTTATATTATTTCAACATCAAGCCATTTAATAATCTCATGTTTAATGACTACCTTCATAATAGGGTTCAGTCTTTTCTACTGCTCAATAGACTTGCCATTGCAATCCTCTAATAAAATCTTATGCATGCAAATAGCAGGACTAATTCCctttatattaacaattttccACCCAGTGCTTTCTTAGATTTCTTCAAAACTTCTAATAACTTCTACTCCTGATAATGTGTCAATTCTATAGACATGACTACCGAAAAAGTGTTATTGTCTCTCAAGTATGCATACTTTAAGTGTAATGGCAAAGGCTTTAAGTCCAAAGTAGGAGGGTCCTCTATGGAAGGTCTAGGAGGATTGAAAGAACGGTTGGAAAATTCTAAAGATTCGAAACTTCTCCCTTATTGACATTCAAATTGCTTGGTATCCATAAGTTCACCAGTCATTATTGCTTTAGTCAACTCAAATagatcttcatcatcatcataattGCTGTGACAAAACTTTGCAAATTCTTTCTCTACTGCTGAGTTGAGAAATCCAATGGCGTGAcattcttcattttcatctGCACACTTCATGTCATCAAAAGCATTAAAGGTTATTTTCTAGTTATTAACCCTTATTGTTAACtcacctttctgcacatcaattagcATTCTACCTATTTCTAGAATAGGTCTACCAAGAATAATTGGCACCTCTTTATCAGCTTCACACTCTAGAATAATAAAATCtgttggaaaaataaatttatcaactcttaCCAGCACATCTTCAATCTTACCTTCTAGATGTGCATAGGATTGATTTGCTAGCTATAGCATGAATGTAGTGGGTCTTGCCTTCCCAATACCTAGCTTTCTGAAAAAAAACATAGGCATTAAATTTATACTTGCACCTAtat
This genomic stretch from Gossypium raimondii isolate GPD5lz chromosome 6, ASM2569854v1, whole genome shotgun sequence harbors:
- the LOC105771970 gene encoding uncharacterized protein LOC105771970, whose translation is MMVDAFIRRVMTDLKAMFACLSLFDDGAITQVESASTSDFGLNTDGKNLHEDLGSRLDFSTTFHPDGQSERMIQIPEDMLWSCVIDFRGSWEDFLPLAEFTYSNNFQSSIQMAPYKALYSHLKRRDIEYSVGDFVFLKVSPWKEVLRIDRKGKLSPRFIGPYQILNRVGPVVYQLELPLQLDRIHDVFHVSMLRWYRSDPSHVVFVEEIEVRADLTFEKESVQILDRDIKVLKRKPIPLVKVLWRNHDSEEATWDPDDSMRQQYPHLFGSGAEWLGGVFALRPYQVIHGLRRIGLTEPHSDHEFVIV